A region of Lacinutrix sp. Hel_I_90 DNA encodes the following proteins:
- a CDS encoding CatA-like O-acetyltransferase gives MKTIDLNIWSRALHFQHFNALASPYLRFSIPFNVTEVYAFAKREAKRFFAACLHAGQKAIISLDNLRYKTENKEVVDCALIHASAPLLRVYKPFGFSFTEYDNDPDQLNSEKNTIERSNDLYPPQNGLNCVHCSAMPWFKFSGQKESVLKSVFSKYEKAEEQWVMTVSISLNHALVERYYESLFPDAFQEFLNAKAHKFD, from the coding sequence TTGAAAACAATTGACTTAAATATCTGGAGTAGAGCATTACATTTTCAGCATTTTAATGCCTTAGCTAGTCCTTACTTGAGGTTCAGCATTCCTTTTAACGTCACTGAGGTCTATGCTTTTGCAAAAAGAGAGGCGAAACGTTTTTTTGCAGCGTGTTTACATGCGGGGCAAAAAGCGATTATTAGCCTGGATAATTTAAGGTATAAAACGGAGAATAAAGAGGTTGTTGATTGTGCGCTGATTCATGCTTCAGCACCTTTATTGAGGGTTTATAAACCCTTTGGTTTTTCATTTACTGAATATGATAATGATCCAGACCAATTAAATTCAGAAAAAAATACAATTGAACGTTCAAACGATTTGTATCCACCACAAAATGGCTTAAATTGCGTGCATTGTTCGGCGATGCCTTGGTTTAAGTTTTCGGGACAAAAAGAATCGGTTTTAAAATCAGTATTTTCAAAATATGAAAAAGCTGAAGAACAATGGGTTATGACTGTTTCAATTAGTTTAAACCATGCATTAGTTGAGAGGTATTACGAGAGTTTATTTCCGGATGCTTTTCAAGAATTTTTAAATGCCAAAGCGCATAAATTTGATTAA
- a CDS encoding HAD family hydrolase, giving the protein MEVSYKNIKVIGFDADDTLWVNETYFRDAEEAFAKLLSQFETPNKIDQELFKMEMENLPVYGYGVKGFILSMVEMALELSNNTVSNLTIAKILAIGKDMINKPVELLDGVEEVLKTFSKDYRLILVTKGDLLDQERKLEKSGLINYFHHIEVLSDKKEANYSKLLKHLDIKPSEFLMIGNSLKSDVLPLINIGAEAIHIPFHTTWAHEEVTVNKQDNKTFATVSSLRDTIQLIA; this is encoded by the coding sequence GTGGAAGTAAGCTATAAAAACATAAAGGTTATAGGCTTTGATGCAGACGATACCCTTTGGGTAAACGAGACCTATTTTCGTGATGCCGAAGAAGCGTTTGCCAAACTATTAAGCCAATTTGAAACGCCTAATAAAATAGATCAGGAATTGTTTAAAATGGAAATGGAAAACCTTCCAGTCTACGGTTATGGCGTAAAAGGTTTTATCTTGTCTATGGTAGAAATGGCTTTAGAATTGTCCAATAATACGGTTTCTAATTTAACCATAGCTAAGATTTTAGCGATAGGTAAAGACATGATAAACAAACCTGTGGAGTTATTGGATGGTGTAGAAGAGGTGCTGAAAACGTTTTCTAAAGATTACCGATTAATTTTGGTCACAAAAGGCGATTTACTTGACCAGGAACGTAAATTGGAAAAGTCAGGTTTAATTAATTATTTTCATCATATAGAAGTGTTGAGTGATAAAAAAGAAGCCAACTATTCTAAGCTTTTAAAGCATTTAGATATTAAGCCTTCAGAGTTCTTAATGATTGGCAACTCGCTCAAGTCTGATGTTTTGCCTTTAATAAATATTGGCGCAGAAGCAATTCATATTCCTTTTCACACCACTTGGGCACATGAAGAAGTTACAGTGAATAAACAGGACAATAAAACCTTTGCAACGGTTTCCAGTTTAAGAGACACCATACAATTAATCGCTTAA
- the kdsB gene encoding 3-deoxy-manno-octulosonate cytidylyltransferase, translating into MKIIAMIPARYSASRFPGKLMQDLGGKPVITRTYEATVATNLFDEVIVVTDSDIIFKEIASINGKVMMSKKAHECGSDRIAEAVEFMDVDVVVNVQGDEPFTEVDSLRKLIRVFKEDTKKEVDLASLMVHIKDWEEIENPNTVKVIVDQKNFALYFSRSPIPFPRDKEVATKYYKHKGVYAFRKEALLDFYHLPMLTLEASEKIECIRYLEYGKRIKMVETNIQGVEIDTPEDLERAKKLWK; encoded by the coding sequence ATGAAAATAATCGCAATGATTCCTGCACGTTATAGTGCGTCACGTTTTCCTGGTAAACTTATGCAAGATTTAGGAGGAAAGCCTGTTATTACTCGTACTTACGAGGCAACTGTAGCAACCAATCTCTTTGATGAAGTGATTGTTGTGACCGATAGTGATATTATTTTTAAAGAGATAGCCTCTATAAACGGTAAAGTGATGATGAGCAAAAAAGCCCATGAATGTGGTAGCGATCGCATCGCTGAAGCTGTAGAATTCATGGATGTGGATGTTGTGGTGAATGTTCAAGGTGATGAGCCCTTTACAGAGGTTGATTCGTTAAGGAAACTCATTCGCGTATTTAAAGAAGACACTAAAAAAGAAGTGGATTTAGCCTCTTTAATGGTGCACATTAAAGATTGGGAAGAAATTGAAAACCCAAATACAGTAAAGGTGATTGTAGATCAAAAGAATTTCGCACTTTATTTTTCTCGTAGCCCAATCCCGTTTCCGCGCGATAAAGAAGTTGCTACTAAATATTACAAACATAAAGGTGTTTATGCCTTTAGAAAAGAGGCCTTGCTAGACTTTTACCATTTACCAATGCTTACTTTAGAAGCTTCAGAAAAAATTGAATGTATTCGCTATTTAGAATATGGTAAACGTATTAAAATGGTAGAAACTAATATACAGGGTGTAGAAATTGATACACCTGAAGACTTAGAACGTGCAAAGAAATTGTGGAAGTAA
- a CDS encoding DUF4126 domain-containing protein: MTTETIISICLGIGLSASVGFRVFVPLFALSITAYLGAWELNESWQWIGSLSALIVLGVATLLEIFAYYIPYVDNLLDTIAIPLATIAGIAVMVSTVADLSPVVTWALAIIAGGGTAAAVAGTTGATRLASTASTGGIANPVVSTVETGAAVVMSVISIILPFVAIVLVFLILFLFFKIYKKFKTTKA, from the coding sequence ATGACCACAGAAACCATTATTAGTATCTGCTTAGGAATAGGGCTCTCTGCGTCAGTTGGCTTTAGAGTATTTGTGCCTTTATTTGCTTTAAGTATTACCGCTTATTTAGGCGCTTGGGAATTAAACGAATCTTGGCAGTGGATAGGAAGCCTGTCGGCCTTAATTGTTCTTGGTGTAGCGACACTGTTGGAAATCTTCGCGTATTATATTCCATATGTAGATAATCTTTTAGATACTATAGCTATTCCGTTAGCAACGATTGCGGGAATAGCTGTTATGGTATCTACAGTTGCCGATTTAAGTCCCGTAGTCACCTGGGCTTTAGCTATTATCGCTGGAGGTGGAACAGCTGCTGCAGTTGCTGGAACTACTGGAGCCACACGTTTGGCATCAACGGCTTCAACCGGAGGCATAGCAAACCCTGTGGTTTCCACAGTAGAAACGGGGGCAGCAGTTGTAATGTCTGTAATTTCAATTATTCTTCCTTTTGTAGCCATAGTTTTAGTCTTCTTGATTTTATTTCTCTTTTTTAAGATTTATAAAAAGTTTAAAACCACTAAAGCTTAA
- a CDS encoding ATP-dependent RecD-like DNA helicase, with the protein MTSSEFYSLIKQHFPFDPTAKQDILLLQLSEFILDKRANTIFLLKGYAGTGKTTIIGTLVNNLWQAKMSAVLMAPTGRAAKVMANYSKKEAFTIHKKIYFPKKEQGGGVKFVLQPNKHKNTIFIVDEASMIPDAPGDSKMFANGSLLDDLMQYVYQGHQCKLILIGDTAQLPPVKLEISPALDENVLSLTYNKEVAKMELDEVMRQQQDSGILENATLLREAISGGFYESFKFNLANFKDIVRLIDGNDVLDAINDAYSTLGNEEMALIVRSNKRANLYNEQIRSRILFNENELSSGDYLMVVKNNYFWLKPTTEAGFIANGDIVEVLEIFSIKELYGFRFAEVKLRMVDYPKMTPFETVLMLDTISAETPSLPYEDSNRLYQEVQKDYEDEKSNYKKFLATKNNKYFNALQVKFSYAITCHKSQGGQWNTVFVEQPYLPDGITKEYLRWLYTAVTRAKEKLYLIGFKDDYFETDV; encoded by the coding sequence ATGACCTCATCTGAATTTTATTCTCTTATAAAACAGCATTTTCCGTTTGATCCAACCGCAAAACAAGATATATTATTATTACAACTTTCTGAATTTATTTTAGATAAGCGTGCGAATACTATTTTTCTTCTAAAAGGCTATGCAGGTACTGGAAAGACTACTATTATAGGCACTTTAGTTAATAATTTGTGGCAGGCTAAAATGAGTGCCGTATTAATGGCACCAACTGGTCGAGCAGCAAAAGTAATGGCTAATTATTCTAAAAAGGAAGCCTTTACCATTCATAAAAAAATATATTTTCCAAAAAAAGAGCAGGGTGGCGGTGTAAAATTTGTTTTGCAACCCAACAAACATAAAAACACCATTTTTATTGTTGATGAAGCGTCTATGATTCCTGATGCTCCAGGAGACTCTAAAATGTTTGCTAATGGATCGCTATTAGATGATTTAATGCAATACGTGTATCAAGGGCATCAATGTAAATTAATATTAATAGGTGATACCGCACAATTACCGCCAGTAAAATTAGAAATAAGCCCTGCTTTAGATGAAAATGTATTGAGTTTAACCTATAATAAAGAAGTCGCAAAAATGGAACTTGATGAAGTAATGCGACAACAGCAGGATTCAGGAATTTTGGAAAATGCGACACTACTGCGTGAAGCCATTTCTGGTGGTTTTTATGAAAGCTTTAAATTTAATCTTGCCAACTTTAAAGATATTGTACGTTTAATTGATGGAAATGATGTTTTGGATGCCATTAATGATGCGTATAGTACTTTGGGCAATGAAGAAATGGCGCTTATTGTTCGCAGTAACAAACGCGCAAACCTATATAATGAACAAATAAGAAGCCGCATTCTATTTAATGAAAATGAATTGTCTTCTGGCGACTATTTAATGGTCGTTAAAAACAATTATTTTTGGTTGAAACCAACAACAGAAGCTGGGTTTATTGCCAATGGTGATATTGTTGAAGTGCTTGAAATCTTTAGTATAAAGGAATTATATGGTTTTCGCTTTGCGGAAGTGAAGTTGCGCATGGTAGATTATCCTAAAATGACGCCTTTTGAAACCGTACTAATGTTAGATACCATATCTGCCGAAACCCCTTCGCTTCCCTACGAAGATTCCAATCGTTTGTATCAGGAAGTGCAAAAAGACTACGAAGACGAAAAAAGTAATTACAAGAAATTTCTTGCTACTAAAAACAATAAATATTTTAATGCACTACAAGTTAAATTCTCATACGCTATTACCTGTCACAAATCGCAAGGAGGACAGTGGAATACGGTGTTTGTGGAGCAGCCTTATTTACCAGATGGTATTACTAAAGAGTATTTACGTTGGTTGTATACAGCGGTTACAAGAGCAAAAGAGAAGCTTTATTTAATTGGTTTTAAAGATGATTATTTTGAAACGGATGTTTAG
- a CDS encoding DUF3822 family protein, translating to MATGQNYMIQSKIETKTHPKELSIQVSLNGLSFCILNTESNTITHLKSFPSSKKQTPQELLDHLKHVFNTENILHEDFNAVTIIHVNELSTLVPKPLFNEDIIADYLKLNAKILKTDFITHDTIALNDSVNIYVPYVNANNFIYDHFGDFTYKHYSTILIESVMLAEKNASGSKLYIHVNPSHFEIVAVKDSELKLYNTFEYDTPEDFIYYLLFTTEQLSLNPETINVQLLGEINDTDALYKIAYKYIRNISFGNRNDPFAFAEKPNANHSHFTLLKSL from the coding sequence ATGGCAACTGGCCAAAATTATATGATCCAAAGTAAAATAGAAACAAAAACACATCCTAAAGAGTTGTCCATTCAAGTGAGTTTGAATGGACTTTCTTTTTGTATACTAAATACAGAATCAAATACTATAACACACCTCAAGAGTTTTCCAAGCTCTAAAAAACAAACACCTCAAGAATTATTAGACCATTTAAAGCATGTTTTTAATACCGAAAACATACTTCATGAGGATTTTAATGCGGTAACCATCATTCACGTTAACGAGCTTTCTACTCTAGTTCCGAAGCCCTTGTTTAACGAAGATATTATTGCCGATTATTTGAAATTAAACGCAAAGATTTTAAAAACAGATTTTATAACACATGATACTATTGCCCTTAACGATAGTGTAAATATCTATGTGCCTTATGTTAATGCTAATAATTTTATTTATGATCATTTTGGCGATTTTACATATAAGCACTACTCTACTATTTTAATTGAATCTGTTATGCTGGCTGAAAAAAACGCTAGTGGATCTAAATTATACATTCATGTTAATCCGTCTCATTTTGAGATTGTAGCTGTTAAAGACAGTGAACTAAAGTTATACAACACTTTCGAATACGACACTCCAGAAGATTTTATTTACTATCTTCTATTTACTACCGAACAGTTGTCGCTCAATCCAGAAACTATTAACGTTCAACTATTGGGAGAAATAAATGATACAGATGCTTTATATAAAATAGCTTATAAGTATATTAGAAACATTTCTTTTGGCAACAGAAACGATCCTTTCGCTTTCGCGGAAAAACCCAATGCAAATCACTCACACTTTACTTTACTAAAAAGCTTATAA
- a CDS encoding RsmD family RNA methyltransferase, whose protein sequence is MRIISGEFKGRRITAPKKLPIRPTTDMAKEALFNILNNQYYFDSISVLELFAGSGNISYEFASRGTKQITCVDEDFGCIKFINETAESFEMPIQTIKSDVFKFLENAKQQATIIFADPPYEFPVEEFSKIPELVFENNLLEKEGLLIIEHSKHTNLSHLSNYKHSKSYGGNMFSFFETDN, encoded by the coding sequence ATGCGCATCATCTCAGGAGAATTTAAAGGTAGGAGAATTACAGCTCCAAAAAAGCTGCCAATACGCCCTACAACAGACATGGCTAAGGAAGCCTTATTTAATATCTTAAACAATCAATACTACTTTGATTCTATCTCTGTTTTAGAGTTGTTCGCCGGTTCCGGGAATATCAGTTATGAATTTGCCTCTCGTGGGACAAAACAAATCACGTGTGTTGACGAAGATTTTGGTTGTATCAAATTTATTAATGAAACTGCTGAAAGTTTTGAGATGCCAATACAAACTATAAAAAGTGATGTTTTTAAATTTCTTGAAAACGCAAAACAGCAAGCCACCATTATTTTTGCAGATCCTCCCTATGAGTTTCCAGTTGAGGAATTTTCTAAAATTCCAGAATTAGTTTTCGAAAATAATCTTTTAGAAAAAGAAGGCCTTTTAATTATAGAACACTCTAAACACACCAATTTATCTCATTTATCAAATTATAAACACTCAAAAAGTTATGGCGGTAATATGTTTAGCTTTTTTGAAACTGATAATTAA
- a CDS encoding ester cyclase has protein sequence MKHLILLLLAFTVIVSCQRDEDALSKTEHSVEIQEPSNETELRNTVQSIAASWNTNDPTLFNSNTTADIIRNTNGTRAANNQKEYDSTNRQPFLNAFPNFNVAITDTEVVGNIVYTNWTVTGINTGEYRGHPATGKNIKLYGLSIWTFNEEGKAVQEDAYFDRLALYQQLGYKEVPALTE, from the coding sequence ATGAAACATTTAATTTTATTATTGCTCGCCTTCACAGTCATAGTATCCTGTCAAAGAGATGAAGATGCCTTGTCTAAAACAGAACATTCGGTAGAAATTCAAGAACCATCAAATGAAACGGAGCTGCGCAATACGGTACAGAGCATTGCTGCCTCATGGAACACAAATGACCCAACGTTATTCAATAGTAATACCACGGCCGATATTATTAGGAACACCAATGGAACAAGAGCTGCTAATAATCAAAAAGAATATGATAGCACAAACAGACAACCGTTTTTAAATGCTTTTCCGAATTTTAATGTCGCCATTACAGATACTGAAGTCGTAGGGAATATCGTTTACACCAATTGGACCGTAACGGGAATAAATACAGGTGAATATCGGGGGCATCCAGCCACGGGGAAGAACATAAAACTATATGGTCTTAGCATCTGGACCTTTAATGAGGAAGGAAAGGCTGTACAAGAAGATGCTTATTTTGATAGACTCGCCTTATACCAACAATTAGGTTACAAAGAGGTACCAGCATTAACGGAATAA
- the dnaX gene encoding DNA polymerase III subunit gamma/tau, producing MEHFVVSARKYRPQTFKDVVGQTAITNTLLNAIENNHLAQALLFTGPRGVGKTSCARILAKMINSDGSETGDEDFAFNIFELDAASNNSVDDIRSLTDQVRIPPQVGKYKVYIIDEVHMLSQAAFNAFLKTLEEPPKHCIFILATTEKHKIIPTILSRCQIFDFKRITVKDAKDYLKYIAKEQGITAEDDALHIIAQKADGAMRDALSIFDRVVSFSGKELTRQAVTENLNVLDYETYFTSTDHILENKIPELLIQFNETLSKGFDGHHFIAGLASHFRDLLVCKNPITIELLEVGEQTKEKYLEQSKKATQDFLLKGIELANETDLKYKTSKNQRLLVELCLMQLASITFDGEKKNSSRFIIPPSYFKRIGITPVPVKRPEKEVPTTAKPSEEKELKPELATATKTAEPKPKLIVSADKKPRSGLSLSSIRAKKEHIAQQKDNEPDEENLPREPFSQDELLDVWSTFVTRIEAEGKMNLAAILSIDTPTLKGTTIHLTFPNATNKVEVERQSFDLLQYLRKHLKNYDIALEIEVDEEMQKKFAYTPEEKYEKLKEKNPNIELLRKTFDLDL from the coding sequence TTGGAACACTTTGTAGTATCGGCAAGAAAGTACCGCCCGCAAACGTTTAAAGACGTTGTTGGGCAAACGGCTATTACAAATACCTTATTGAATGCTATTGAAAACAACCACCTAGCTCAGGCCTTACTCTTTACAGGACCTCGTGGTGTCGGTAAAACCAGTTGCGCCCGTATTCTCGCTAAAATGATTAATAGCGATGGCAGTGAAACTGGTGATGAAGATTTTGCGTTTAACATTTTTGAATTAGATGCCGCTTCTAATAACTCGGTGGATGATATTAGGAGTTTAACAGATCAAGTGCGTATTCCGCCGCAAGTTGGCAAATATAAAGTCTATATTATTGATGAGGTTCACATGCTGTCTCAAGCGGCCTTTAATGCTTTTTTAAAGACGCTAGAAGAGCCACCAAAACATTGTATCTTTATTCTGGCAACTACTGAAAAGCATAAAATCATCCCAACCATTTTATCGCGTTGTCAGATTTTCGATTTTAAGCGTATTACCGTTAAGGACGCTAAAGACTACTTAAAGTATATTGCAAAAGAGCAAGGGATTACTGCTGAAGATGACGCGTTACATATTATCGCTCAAAAAGCAGATGGCGCTATGCGTGATGCCTTATCTATTTTTGATCGTGTGGTTAGCTTTTCAGGAAAAGAGCTCACGCGACAAGCCGTTACAGAAAATTTAAATGTACTCGATTACGAAACATACTTTACGAGTACAGACCATATCTTAGAAAATAAAATTCCGGAGTTATTGATTCAATTTAATGAGACGCTATCAAAAGGTTTTGATGGTCATCATTTTATTGCAGGCTTGGCCTCACATTTTAGAGATTTATTGGTTTGTAAAAATCCTATAACTATTGAATTACTTGAAGTTGGAGAACAAACCAAAGAAAAATATTTAGAGCAATCTAAAAAAGCCACCCAGGACTTTTTGTTAAAAGGCATTGAACTTGCCAATGAGACCGATTTAAAATACAAAACCAGTAAAAACCAACGTTTACTCGTTGAACTTTGCCTCATGCAGCTTGCCTCTATCACTTTTGATGGAGAAAAAAAAAATAGTAGTCGGTTCATAATTCCGCCTTCCTATTTTAAGCGTATTGGCATCACCCCAGTTCCTGTTAAGCGTCCAGAAAAGGAGGTTCCAACAACAGCAAAGCCTTCCGAAGAAAAAGAACTAAAGCCTGAATTAGCAACGGCAACCAAAACCGCAGAACCTAAGCCAAAACTTATTGTATCTGCAGATAAAAAACCAAGATCTGGCTTGTCTTTAAGTAGCATTCGTGCCAAAAAAGAGCATATTGCTCAACAAAAAGATAATGAACCAGACGAAGAAAATCTTCCAAGGGAACCTTTTTCTCAAGACGAACTTTTAGACGTTTGGAGCACTTTTGTAACGCGCATTGAAGCGGAGGGTAAGATGAATCTAGCCGCTATTTTATCTATAGATACGCCAACTTTAAAAGGCACAACAATACATTTAACCTTTCCAAACGCTACAAATAAAGTAGAAGTAGAACGCCAATCTTTCGATTTACTTCAGTATTTACGTAAGCATTTGAAAAACTATGACATCGCGCTTGAGATAGAAGTTGATGAAGAAATGCAAAAGAAATTTGCTTATACACCAGAAGAAAAGTACGAGAAATTAAAAGAAAAGAATCCGAATATAGAATTGCTTCGCAAGACATTTGATTTAGATTTATAA
- a CDS encoding tRNA-(ms[2]io[6]A)-hydroxylase has protein sequence MLGLKLPTDPRWVNIVEKNIEDILTDHAFCEQKATSTAISLIVSFPEYTDLVQEMVALVKEEISHFKMVHDLIIENGWTLGRDRKDAYVAKLITFFPKGGSRTTQLVHRLLYAALIEARSCERFRLLSEELEDKDLAEFYRKLMVSEANHYTMFLGFARQYGERKEVDEKWQSLLDFEAEIMKDLSKSETIHG, from the coding sequence ATGCTAGGACTAAAACTACCTACAGACCCACGTTGGGTAAACATCGTAGAAAAAAACATAGAAGATATTTTAACAGATCATGCGTTCTGTGAGCAGAAAGCAACCAGTACCGCTATTTCGTTAATTGTAAGCTTTCCTGAATACACAGATTTAGTACAGGAAATGGTTGCTTTGGTTAAAGAAGAAATAAGCCACTTTAAAATGGTTCATGATTTAATTATAGAAAACGGCTGGACTTTAGGTCGTGATCGCAAAGATGCTTATGTTGCTAAGCTCATTACTTTTTTTCCTAAAGGTGGTAGCAGGACAACACAATTAGTACATAGATTATTATATGCAGCTTTAATTGAAGCCAGAAGCTGTGAACGGTTTCGTTTACTGTCTGAGGAACTTGAAGATAAAGACTTAGCAGAATTTTATAGAAAATTAATGGTAAGTGAAGCAAATCATTACACTATGTTTTTAGGCTTTGCAAGACAATATGGCGAACGAAAAGAAGTAGACGAAAAATGGCAGAGTCTCTTAGATTTTGAAGCAGAAATCATGAAAGATCTGAGTAAAAGTGAAACGATTCATGGTTAA
- a CDS encoding porin family protein yields MKKNVLILTFILFSIYSFSQNALYGVRAGYNISNLDFEPDVPAGIENRHRNGIAVGFFSEYYVSENVSFAPEIQFSAEGAKAEFLRINYIQMPLFLKYKITEVVAIGVGPQVSVKGHDYKDGQQNLAFSGLGGLEYSLTDNFFLDVRYSYGFTNVFDDETNIEAKNTNMQIGFGVKF; encoded by the coding sequence ATGAAAAAAAATGTACTCATACTTACATTTATTTTATTTTCAATTTATAGCTTTTCCCAAAACGCTCTGTATGGCGTTCGTGCAGGATATAACATTTCTAATTTAGATTTTGAACCAGATGTGCCTGCAGGTATAGAAAACAGACACAGAAACGGAATTGCCGTTGGTTTTTTTTCAGAATACTATGTGTCTGAAAACGTATCTTTTGCTCCGGAAATTCAGTTTTCTGCTGAGGGCGCAAAAGCAGAGTTTCTGCGTATCAATTATATTCAAATGCCCTTATTTTTAAAATATAAAATCACTGAAGTTGTAGCCATAGGTGTTGGGCCGCAAGTGAGTGTAAAAGGTCACGATTATAAAGATGGACAGCAAAATTTGGCTTTTTCAGGTCTTGGCGGTCTAGAATATAGTCTTACTGATAATTTCTTTTTAGATGTTAGATATTCCTATGGATTCACAAATGTATTTGATGACGAAACCAACATAGAAGCTAAAAACACCAATATGCAAATAGGCTTTGGTGTGAAGTTTTAA
- a CDS encoding Ppx/GppA phosphatase family protein, giving the protein MLKILKYAAIDIGSNAVRLLISNIIEERDKPTIFRKSSLVRVPIRLGADVFLNSEISTENTQRMIDTMQAFALLMKSHRVDKFKACATSAMREASNGKEVSKLILKKTGIPIDIIEGEEEAAIIAATDLHAFIDNNKTYLYVDVGGGSSEFSVIHNGEKVVSKSFKIGTVRLLNDIVKKETWQELEAWIKMQTKDYEKVDVIGSGGNINKIFKISGKAIGKPLTYFYLTSYYNMLQSYSYEERITQLDLNQDRADVIIPATRIYLSAMKWSGAKDIYVPKIGLADGIIKSVYNDTVLSHTKLK; this is encoded by the coding sequence ATGCTTAAAATTTTAAAATATGCTGCTATAGATATTGGATCCAATGCTGTTAGATTATTGATTTCTAATATTATAGAAGAAAGAGATAAGCCAACTATATTTAGGAAAAGCTCATTAGTTCGCGTGCCTATTCGTTTAGGAGCTGATGTGTTTTTAAATTCTGAAATTTCAACAGAAAACACACAGCGTATGATTGATACCATGCAAGCTTTTGCCTTGTTGATGAAATCGCATCGTGTTGATAAATTTAAAGCCTGTGCCACTTCTGCCATGCGAGAAGCTAGTAATGGAAAGGAAGTGTCTAAGCTCATCTTAAAGAAAACAGGAATTCCTATAGATATCATTGAAGGAGAAGAAGAAGCTGCTATTATTGCGGCGACAGATTTACATGCTTTTATCGATAATAATAAAACCTACTTATATGTAGATGTTGGTGGCGGAAGCTCGGAGTTTAGTGTTATCCATAATGGAGAGAAAGTAGTGTCAAAATCTTTTAAAATAGGAACGGTGCGTTTGCTAAATGATATTGTAAAAAAAGAAACATGGCAAGAGTTAGAAGCATGGATAAAAATGCAAACAAAAGACTATGAAAAGGTTGATGTTATTGGTTCTGGTGGTAACATCAATAAAATTTTTAAAATTTCAGGAAAAGCTATTGGTAAGCCGTTAACCTATTTTTATTTAACGTCTTATTATAATATGCTGCAATCGTATTCCTACGAAGAGCGCATCACGCAGCTAGATTTGAATCAAGATAGAGCAGATGTTATCATTCCTGCGACACGCATTTATTTGTCTGCGATGAAATGGAGTGGCGCAAAGGATATTTATGTTCCAAAAATAGGGCTTGCAGATGGCATCATAAAAAGTGTCTATAATGATACTGTTTTGAGCCATACAAAGTTAAAATAA